A window of Balnearium lithotrophicum genomic DNA:
TCCTGTCAACTCTGTTCAATGGGACCCTGCCGTATAACGCCACAGACACCAAGGGGCGTTTGTGGAATCGATGCCCATGGAATTGTAATGAGGAACCTCCTCATTAAGGCCAATATGGGACTTGCAGCTTACACCTACCACTGCAGAGAAGCAGCCCTTACACTTCTTGAGACTGCAAGGGGAAATACTGTTTACGAGATAAAGGACCCTTCAAAGATAGATGCTCTTGCTCAAATTTTAGGTGTTGATACTTCACTTCCGTTAGATTCAAAGGCAGAGAAGGTAGCCCAAAGGGTACTCGAAACACTATCAGAGAATAAAACTTCAACGTTCGTTGAAGCTCTCGCACCTGAAACGAGGAAAGAGGTATTTAAGAAGCTTGGAATTACTCCAAAGGGACCGATGAATGAGCTCGTTGATTCCGTTACTCGTTCGATGACAAACATAGACGGTGACTACATAACCTTAGCCCTCGCTGCACTGAGAAACGGTGTTGCTTCAGCCTTTGGTAGCTTAGTTCCTCTGGAGATGATTCAAGACGCTCTCTATGGAACTCCATCTCCCCATGAGTGTACTGTTGACTTTGGAGTTCTTGACCCGGACTACGTAAACATACTTCCAAACGGTCACGAACCCTTTGTTGGAATGGCTCTTGTTAAACTCGCTAAGGATGAAAAGTTTCAAAAAATGGCAAGGGAAGCTGGAGCAAAAGGGTTAAAGATTGTTGGTTCCATTGAAACTGGTCAGGAGATGATGGCTCGCCTTGAATGTGATGACGTCTTTGCAGGACTTACTTCCAACTGGATTTCTATTGAGTACTTCCTCTCAACCGGTGCTGTTGATGCCTTTGTTATGGATATGAACTGCTCACTTGCAAACCTAAAAGAATATGCAGATAAGTACAACTTTAAGCTAATTGCCGTTTCAAACATAATAGGCGTTCCAGGTTCAATAAGACTTGAGTATGAACCTGGCAATGAGTCAAAGGTTGCAGAGGAAATTATTAAATTGGCCATTGAGAACTTTAAAGAGAGGAGGAACAAGCAAAAGGCCGATGTTTCCAAGTTTAAACAGAAAGCCCTTGTAGGATTTTCGGCTGAAGCGATTGTTAATGCCCTTGGAGGAAGTTTAGACCCTCTACTTGAAGTTATCAAAAGCGGTGACATTAAGGGAATAGCAGCCCTTGTTAACTGTACATCCCTTGGAAACGGACCTCAGGACAGTGTGACCGTTCAGATTGCTAAGGAACTTATTAAGAGGGATATTCTGGTCATAGGGGCAGGTTGCGGAAATGCCGGTATGCAACAGGAAGGATTGGAAACCCTTGAGGCAGCAGAAAAGTTTGCTGGCCCTAAACTTGCAGGGGTCTGTAAGGCATTGGGAATTCCTCCTGTCCTCTCATTTGGAACCTGTACGGACACGGGAAGAATTATTATGACTGCTGTTGCCATAGCCAATGCCTTAGGAGTTGACCCTTCACAGCTTCCTGCAGTTGTTACTGCTCCTGAGTACATGGAACAAAAGGCCGTAATTGATGGATTCTCAGCCGTTGCAATGGGATTCTACACACACGTTTCCCCCGTTCCTCCGGTTACAGGGTCAGACAAAGTTGTTAAACTACTAACAGAGGAAGTTGAAGGCCTTACAGGTGGAAAGATAGCCGTAGGAGACGACCCTGTTGAAGCAGCTAAGGCAATGGAAGAGCACATCATGAAGAAGAGAGAACTTTTAGGTATATAGAGTTTTGCCCTCCCTTTGGGAGGGTTCAATTTCTTATATAGGAGAGCTCTATTGGGAGCCATTGAAAGGGAAAAAGAGACTATAAGAAAGATGGTTGAAATCTACTGTTGGAAGAAGCACAAAAGGAAAAGAGGGGAGCTCTGTCCTGAATGTGAAAAACTCCTACTCTATGCATTCAAGAGGTTAGAGTTATGTCCTTTTGGAGAAGATAAACCTACTTGCAAAAAGTGCCCCGTTCACTGCTACCTGCCTGAATATAGAGAAAAAATAAAACAAGTTATGAGATTTAGCGGTCCAAGACTTTTAATTTACAGTCCCTTAGACTGGATTGTCCACGAATTTAAGGAAAAAGTATTTATGAAGCTAAATCCCTCAAACCGTTAAGATTTTTAATTAAAATCCTTCCTCCTTCCTTTTCAATTAAACCTAACTTTTTAAGTTTTGAAAGCATTCTCGAAACTGTTTCCTTAGTGAGCCCCAACTCCATCGCAGCTATGCCTGTACTGAAGTTTATCTCCTCCCCTTCATTTTCATACTTCCTTAATATGTAGGAGGAAACCTTTGAAAGAGCTGTTTTAAGGGAAAGACTTTCTATAACGTTAGTTAAGTGGATTAGTCTTTGAGCCATTACGGATAAGAGTTTCATTCCAATTTCAGGGTCGTTTCTTATTATTTCTAAAAACTCCTTCCTTGGTATGAGTAATATTTCAGAATCTTCAATCGTCTCTGCCCAAGCAGGAAAGTTCGTTCCTGTAAAGCTTGCAGCCTCTCCAAAAAGATTTGGTTTATCAAAAATCCTTATTATCTGTTCCTTTCCCTTTGAAGTTTTAAATACCTTCACAGCTCCACTTTTAAGAATGAAGAAAAACTCGGCTCTATCGTAAGGGGAAAAGAGGGTCTTTCCTTTGTCATACTTTTTTATAGTTGAAATCTTCTTTATGCTCTCTATCTGATGTTCAGTTAACTCCTTAAAAAGAGGAATTTTTTTTAGAAACTCCACAAATTCCTCCTCATGGTTATTTGAGGAATACTTTAACTATTTCTAAATCCTCTTTAGTTGTTACTTTTATGTTCTTATAGTCTCCTGGAA
This region includes:
- the cooS gene encoding anaerobic carbon-monoxide dehydrogenase catalytic subunit — its product is MFGFFKKGNGGKKEEQQNFCVESDLSTGVGLKMPSIHQSVNFMYQKVKEAGLSNVADRFEAMEKVRCKFCKEGVSCQLCSMGPCRITPQTPRGVCGIDAHGIVMRNLLIKANMGLAAYTYHCREAALTLLETARGNTVYEIKDPSKIDALAQILGVDTSLPLDSKAEKVAQRVLETLSENKTSTFVEALAPETRKEVFKKLGITPKGPMNELVDSVTRSMTNIDGDYITLALAALRNGVASAFGSLVPLEMIQDALYGTPSPHECTVDFGVLDPDYVNILPNGHEPFVGMALVKLAKDEKFQKMAREAGAKGLKIVGSIETGQEMMARLECDDVFAGLTSNWISIEYFLSTGAVDAFVMDMNCSLANLKEYADKYNFKLIAVSNIIGVPGSIRLEYEPGNESKVAEEIIKLAIENFKERRNKQKADVSKFKQKALVGFSAEAIVNALGGSLDPLLEVIKSGDIKGIAALVNCTSLGNGPQDSVTVQIAKELIKRDILVIGAGCGNAGMQQEGLETLEAAEKFAGPKLAGVCKALGIPPVLSFGTCTDTGRIIMTAVAIANALGVDPSQLPAVVTAPEYMEQKAVIDGFSAVAMGFYTHVSPVPPVTGSDKVVKLLTEEVEGLTGGKIAVGDDPVEAAKAMEEHIMKKRELLGI
- a CDS encoding nitrous oxide-stimulated promoter family protein, with amino-acid sequence MGAIEREKETIRKMVEIYCWKKHKRKRGELCPECEKLLLYAFKRLELCPFGEDKPTCKKCPVHCYLPEYREKIKQVMRFSGPRLLIYSPLDWIVHEFKEKVFMKLNPSNR
- a CDS encoding Crp/Fnr family transcriptional regulator, producing MEFLKKIPLFKELTEHQIESIKKISTIKKYDKGKTLFSPYDRAEFFFILKSGAVKVFKTSKGKEQIIRIFDKPNLFGEAASFTGTNFPAWAETIEDSEILLIPRKEFLEIIRNDPEIGMKLLSVMAQRLIHLTNVIESLSLKTALSKVSSYILRKYENEGEEINFSTGIAAMELGLTKETVSRMLSKLKKLGLIEKEGGRILIKNLNGLRDLAS